In Acidovorax sp. GBBC 1281, a single window of DNA contains:
- a CDS encoding amino acid ABC transporter permease: protein MRELFDTYWLYFLVGQYPNGPLGGLALTLLLAAGALLLALPLGVLFGLARVSPWRSVRWPVTAVVFVVRGTPLLMVVFWAYFFLPSVTGVKTDQFTTMLVALVVFNAAYLAEIVRAGIRGLPRGQMECARALGLSYPRAMRRVVLPQALRNMLPSLVNQFVVTIKETSLGYIIGLTEVAFIATQINTQVFIRPAEVFGILGLTYFVLCFGLSRLAYALERRLARRAASSSSSGLRTT, encoded by the coding sequence ATGCGCGAACTCTTCGACACCTACTGGCTGTACTTTCTCGTCGGCCAGTACCCCAATGGCCCGCTGGGCGGCCTGGCGCTCACGCTGCTGCTGGCGGCGGGCGCCCTGTTGCTGGCGCTGCCGCTGGGCGTGCTGTTCGGCCTGGCGCGCGTGAGCCCGTGGCGCTCGGTGCGCTGGCCGGTGACGGCCGTCGTCTTCGTGGTGCGCGGCACGCCGCTGCTGATGGTGGTGTTCTGGGCCTATTTCTTCCTGCCCAGCGTGACGGGGGTGAAGACCGACCAGTTCACCACCATGCTGGTCGCGCTCGTGGTGTTCAACGCGGCCTACCTGGCCGAGATCGTGCGCGCCGGCATCCGGGGCCTGCCGCGCGGGCAGATGGAATGCGCCCGCGCCCTGGGCCTGTCGTACCCCCGCGCCATGCGCCGGGTGGTGCTGCCGCAGGCGCTGCGCAACATGCTGCCTTCGCTGGTGAACCAGTTCGTCGTCACCATCAAGGAGACCTCGCTGGGCTACATCATCGGGCTCACGGAGGTGGCCTTCATCGCCACGCAGATCAACACCCAGGTCTTCATCCGGCCGGCCGAAGTGTTCGGCATCCTGGGCCTGACCTACTTCGTGCTGTGCTTCGGCCTGTCGCGCCTGGCCTACGCGCTGGAGCGCCGGCTGGCGCGGCGCGCGGCCTCCTCCTCTTCTTCCGGACTCCGAACGACATGA
- a CDS encoding amino acid ABC transporter ATP-binding protein, whose amino-acid sequence MIELHGVNKWYGSYHALVDVTETIAQGEVVVVCGPSGSGKSTLIRTLNRLEPIQGGRILIGGQPIHGPGVDVNALRSRIGFVFQQFNLFPHLSVLHNCTLAPIQLRGLSRQAAEQRALALLDRVGLAHKAQAWPSELSGGQQQRVAIARALAMEPPLMLFDEPTSALDPEMVGEVLVAMRDLAEGGMTMVCVTHEMGFAREVADRVLFMDEGRVLERATPADFFGRPQHPRAQQFLSDILTPFARAA is encoded by the coding sequence ATGATCGAACTGCACGGCGTGAACAAGTGGTACGGCAGCTACCACGCCCTGGTGGACGTGACCGAAACCATCGCCCAGGGCGAGGTGGTGGTGGTGTGCGGGCCCTCGGGCTCGGGCAAATCCACGCTGATCCGCACGCTCAACCGGCTCGAACCCATCCAGGGCGGGCGCATCCTGATCGGCGGGCAGCCCATCCACGGGCCGGGCGTGGACGTGAACGCACTGCGCTCGCGCATCGGCTTCGTGTTCCAGCAGTTCAACCTGTTTCCGCACCTGTCGGTGCTGCACAACTGCACGCTGGCGCCCATCCAGTTGCGTGGCCTGTCGCGCCAGGCGGCCGAGCAGCGGGCCCTGGCCCTGCTGGACCGCGTGGGCCTGGCGCACAAGGCGCAGGCCTGGCCCAGCGAACTGTCGGGCGGCCAGCAGCAGCGCGTGGCCATCGCCCGCGCCCTGGCCATGGAGCCGCCGCTCATGCTGTTCGACGAGCCCACCAGCGCGCTGGACCCCGAGATGGTGGGCGAGGTGCTGGTAGCCATGCGCGACCTGGCCGAGGGCGGCATGACCATGGTCTGCGTAACGCACGAGATGGGCTTTGCCCGCGAGGTGGCCGACCGCGTGCTCTTCATGGACGAAGGCCGCGTGCTGGAGCGCGCCACGCCGGCCGACTTCTTCGGCCGCCCGCAGCACCCGCGAGCGCAGCAGTTCCTGTCGGATATCCTCACGCCGTTCGCGCGGGCGGCATAG
- a CDS encoding ABC transporter permease: protein MNLSFFRIGWRTLWRDLRAGELRLLIVAVTLAVAALTSVGFFADRLQGGLQRDALQLLGGDVVVASDNPTPAAFVERAKAAGLSTVTTLGFPTMGRASDAQGGASRLVALKSVEPGYPLRGSLQVADAAGAPARATRDIPAPGEVWVDAPVLGSLGLQMGDSLLLGDAQLRIARIIAIEPDRGAGFMSFAPRVMVNALDLPATGLVQPASRLTYRFAVAGEARAVKQFGDWAAEAVKAPEVHGVRVESLDSGRPEMRQTLDRAQKFLNLVALLAALLSAVAVALAARGFANEHLDAAALLRVLGQSQRTIAGGYVVEFALIGLFASALGVLLGYAVHHVFVLLLAGLVETALPAPSLWPVAFGLGMGLTLMFAFGLPPVLQLSQVPPLRVIRRDLGGLKPASLAVLGVGVAGFAALLLAVSSDLKLGLIAVGGFAGAVLLFAGLAWGAVKLLRRSVNEATAPRWLVLATRQISARPVYAVVQVSSLAVGLLALVLLVLLRTDLVESWQRSTPADAPNRFVINVMPDQSEAFQKALRDGGVAQYDWYPMIRGRLVAINGREVGPADYTDDRAKRLVDREFNLSNAEQAPTHNPVVAGRWTPGEKDAVSVEDGIAETLGLKLGDTLRFDIGGVMSEARITSLRKVDWGSLRANFFVMYTVGQLPPELPVTYLAAYRAPATPGFDNTLVRAFPNITNVDMSATLAQVQGVLAQVIRAVEFLFGFTLAAGLVVLFAAVTATREERAREFAIMRAVGARASLLRQVQRAELAGVGLLAGFLASVVAVAVGWALARYVFDFAWTATPWVPIIGALAGAVLALAAGWWGLRDVLRRPVVETLRRAAE from the coding sequence ATGAATCTGTCCTTCTTCCGAATTGGCTGGCGCACGTTGTGGCGCGATCTGCGGGCTGGCGAATTGCGCCTTCTCATCGTGGCGGTCACGCTGGCCGTGGCGGCCCTTACTTCGGTGGGGTTCTTTGCTGATCGGCTGCAGGGCGGGTTGCAGCGCGATGCGCTGCAGCTGCTGGGCGGCGATGTGGTGGTGGCCAGCGATAACCCCACGCCGGCGGCGTTTGTCGAACGGGCGAAGGCTGCAGGCCTGTCCACGGTGACGACGCTGGGCTTTCCCACCATGGGCCGCGCGAGCGATGCGCAGGGCGGCGCCAGCCGGCTGGTGGCGCTCAAAAGCGTGGAGCCGGGCTACCCGCTGCGTGGCAGCCTGCAGGTGGCGGATGCGGCCGGCGCACCCGCGCGGGCCACACGCGACATTCCGGCGCCTGGCGAGGTGTGGGTGGATGCGCCGGTGCTGGGCTCGCTGGGCCTGCAGATGGGCGATTCGCTGCTGCTGGGCGACGCGCAGTTGCGCATTGCCCGCATCATCGCCATCGAGCCCGACCGGGGCGCGGGCTTCATGAGCTTTGCGCCGCGCGTCATGGTCAATGCGCTGGACCTGCCCGCCACCGGGCTGGTGCAGCCGGCCAGCCGGCTCACCTACCGCTTCGCCGTGGCGGGCGAGGCGCGGGCGGTCAAGCAGTTCGGCGACTGGGCGGCCGAGGCGGTGAAGGCCCCCGAGGTACACGGTGTGCGCGTGGAATCGCTGGACAGCGGCCGCCCCGAGATGCGCCAGACGCTGGACCGGGCGCAGAAATTCCTCAACCTCGTGGCGCTGCTCGCGGCGCTGCTGTCGGCGGTGGCCGTGGCGCTGGCGGCGCGCGGCTTTGCCAACGAGCACCTCGATGCCGCCGCGCTGCTGCGCGTGCTGGGCCAGAGCCAGCGCACCATCGCGGGCGGTTACGTGGTCGAGTTCGCGCTGATCGGGCTCTTTGCCAGCGCACTGGGCGTGCTGCTGGGCTACGCCGTGCACCACGTGTTCGTGCTGTTGCTGGCGGGGCTGGTGGAAACGGCGCTGCCCGCGCCCAGCCTGTGGCCGGTGGCGTTCGGCCTCGGGATGGGCCTCACGCTGATGTTCGCCTTCGGGCTGCCGCCGGTGCTGCAGCTGTCGCAGGTGCCGCCGCTGCGCGTGATCCGGCGCGACCTGGGCGGCCTGAAACCCGCCTCGCTGGCGGTGCTGGGCGTGGGCGTGGCCGGGTTCGCCGCGCTGCTGCTGGCGGTCAGCAGCGACCTGAAGCTGGGACTGATCGCCGTGGGCGGTTTCGCGGGGGCGGTGCTGCTGTTTGCCGGACTGGCCTGGGGCGCGGTGAAGCTGCTGCGCCGCAGCGTGAACGAGGCCACGGCCCCGCGCTGGCTGGTGCTGGCCACGCGGCAGATCTCGGCCCGGCCGGTGTATGCGGTGGTGCAGGTCAGCAGCCTCGCGGTGGGGCTGCTCGCGCTGGTGCTGCTCGTGCTGCTGCGCACCGACCTTGTCGAAAGCTGGCAGCGCTCCACCCCGGCCGATGCGCCCAACCGCTTCGTGATCAACGTCATGCCCGACCAGTCGGAGGCTTTTCAGAAAGCGCTGCGCGACGGCGGCGTGGCGCAGTACGACTGGTACCCCATGATCCGCGGCCGGCTGGTGGCCATCAACGGGCGCGAGGTGGGCCCGGCCGACTACACCGACGACCGCGCCAAGCGCCTGGTGGACCGCGAGTTCAACCTGTCGAACGCCGAGCAGGCGCCCACCCACAACCCCGTGGTGGCCGGCCGCTGGACGCCGGGCGAGAAGGATGCGGTGAGCGTCGAGGACGGCATCGCCGAGACGCTGGGCCTCAAACTCGGCGACACGCTGCGCTTCGACATCGGCGGGGTGATGAGCGAGGCGCGCATCACCAGCCTGCGCAAGGTGGACTGGGGCTCGCTGCGCGCCAACTTCTTCGTGATGTACACGGTGGGCCAGCTGCCGCCCGAGCTGCCGGTGACCTACTTGGCGGCGTACCGCGCGCCGGCCACGCCGGGCTTCGACAACACGCTGGTGCGGGCGTTTCCCAACATTACCAACGTGGACATGAGCGCCACGCTGGCCCAGGTGCAGGGCGTGCTCGCGCAGGTGATCCGCGCGGTGGAGTTCCTCTTCGGCTTCACGCTGGCCGCGGGGCTGGTGGTGCTGTTCGCCGCCGTGACGGCCACGCGCGAGGAGCGGGCGCGCGAGTTCGCCATCATGCGGGCCGTGGGCGCGCGCGCCAGCCTGCTGCGCCAGGTGCAGCGGGCCGAACTGGCCGGCGTGGGGCTGCTGGCGGGCTTTCTCGCCAGCGTGGTGGCGGTGGCGGTGGGGTGGGCGCTGGCGCGCTACGTGTTCGACTTCGCCTGGACGGCCACGCCGTGGGTGCCGATCATCGGCGCACTGGCCGGGGCCGTGCTGGCGCTGGCCGCGGGCTGGTGGGGCCTGCGCGATGTGCTGCGCCGCCCGGTGGTGGAGACGCTGCGCCGCGCGGCGGAGTAG
- a CDS encoding DUF6402 family protein yields MTPYDPRRQNVTHPQPSGNQSRSKRELSMSWNETALSLSRAVGDRIALDASYPAAQCLRNLQLVDLPYAMERNGFRVGAALMKRWFTHPAFAMPPAWKDPSQSQLDHRTVSAHYLDTTTVPMSWALSFGRTQEKLEELKRAIQGQLLAKSLVASQDRLFGRLQRAGKLGTHPMVFGSGMPAVDLHETAHLNSRVVSSNGFEKLTDPIDDLYCALGAFTLHAAAEGIVMPLHQQRGPFTHQIDIHSLGFYIRDGAVAQIELQTA; encoded by the coding sequence ATGACGCCTTATGATCCGCGCCGTCAGAACGTGACTCATCCGCAACCTTCTGGCAACCAATCAAGATCAAAAAGGGAGTTATCAATGAGTTGGAATGAAACCGCGTTGAGCCTCAGCCGCGCCGTTGGCGACCGAATCGCTTTGGACGCGAGTTACCCTGCGGCGCAGTGCCTTCGGAATTTGCAGTTGGTCGATTTGCCCTATGCAATGGAGAGAAACGGTTTTCGCGTCGGCGCAGCGCTGATGAAGCGATGGTTCACCCACCCGGCATTTGCAATGCCCCCTGCATGGAAAGACCCCTCACAAAGCCAGTTGGATCATCGGACGGTAAGCGCACACTATTTGGACACAACGACAGTCCCCATGTCCTGGGCCCTATCGTTCGGAAGAACGCAGGAAAAGTTGGAGGAACTCAAGCGCGCCATCCAAGGACAACTCTTGGCAAAAAGCCTTGTTGCTTCTCAAGACAGACTTTTTGGCAGATTGCAGCGGGCTGGCAAGCTGGGAACACACCCCATGGTTTTCGGCTCGGGCATGCCGGCGGTCGATTTGCATGAGACTGCACACCTGAACTCCCGCGTCGTCAGCAGCAATGGATTCGAGAAGTTAACGGACCCGATTGACGATCTTTACTGCGCACTGGGCGCGTTCACCTTGCACGCTGCCGCAGAAGGGATCGTGATGCCACTGCACCAGCAACGCGGTCCATTCACGCACCAAATTGACATTCATAGTCTGGGCTTTTACATCCGGGACGGCGCTGTTGCACAAATCGAATTGCAGACGGCATGA
- a CDS encoding IS630 family transposase, translating to MPNATTRTEIALSEVERAELTSMARSRSLPAALSLRARIVLTCEGTDKASTAVAQALGISRSTVTKWRGRYARHRIAGLYDELRPGRPRTVDDERVAELITKTLHTKPADGGTHWSTRTLAADTGISKSTVARYLQTFNLKPHRADSFKLSTDPLFIEKLRDVVGLYLNPPDNALVLCVDEKSQCQALERTQPMLPMGFGYVEGVTHDYVRHGTTTLFAALNVMNGQVIAQCRPRHRHQEFLAFLRAIDKAVPDELDVHCIADNYASHKHPKVRAWLAERPRWHMHFVPTYSSWLNQVERFFSIITTRAIRRGSFTSVKDLINKIDTFIANYNQSCQPFTWTATADSILEKLARLCGRINGTGH from the coding sequence ATGCCCAATGCAACGACCCGAACAGAAATTGCGCTTAGTGAAGTGGAGCGCGCGGAACTGACGTCCATGGCGCGATCACGTTCGCTGCCAGCGGCGTTGTCGCTCAGGGCGCGCATCGTGCTGACTTGCGAAGGCACAGATAAAGCCAGCACCGCGGTTGCGCAGGCTCTGGGGATCAGTCGTAGCACTGTCACCAAGTGGCGCGGGCGCTATGCGCGCCATCGCATTGCAGGGCTTTACGACGAGTTGCGCCCGGGTCGCCCCCGCACGGTAGATGACGAGCGTGTTGCTGAGTTGATTACCAAGACGTTGCACACCAAGCCTGCTGATGGGGGTACCCACTGGAGCACCCGCACGCTGGCCGCCGATACGGGCATCAGCAAGAGCACGGTGGCGCGCTATCTGCAGACCTTCAACCTCAAGCCGCACCGGGCCGACAGCTTCAAGCTGTCGACCGATCCGCTGTTCATCGAGAAGCTGCGCGACGTTGTGGGGCTGTACCTGAACCCACCTGACAACGCGCTGGTGCTGTGCGTGGACGAGAAGAGCCAATGCCAAGCTTTGGAGCGTACGCAGCCGATGCTGCCAATGGGGTTTGGCTATGTCGAAGGTGTCACGCACGACTACGTGCGCCACGGCACCACCACCTTGTTCGCGGCCCTGAACGTGATGAATGGCCAAGTGATCGCGCAGTGCCGGCCCCGGCATCGTCATCAAGAGTTCCTTGCCTTCCTGCGCGCCATCGACAAGGCAGTGCCCGACGAACTGGATGTGCACTGCATAGCTGATAACTACGCCAGCCACAAGCATCCAAAGGTGCGCGCTTGGTTGGCCGAGCGGCCTCGCTGGCACATGCACTTCGTTCCGACCTATTCAAGCTGGCTCAATCAGGTCGAGCGCTTCTTCTCGATCATCACCACGCGGGCAATCCGCCGTGGCTCGTTCACCAGCGTGAAGGATCTGATCAACAAGATCGACACATTCATCGCGAATTACAACCAGTCCTGCCAGCCGTTTACTTGGACAGCTACAGCAGACTCCATCCTCGAAAAACTCGCCAGACTATGCGGGCGAATTAACGGGACAGGACACTAG
- a CDS encoding DUF6402 family protein, translated as MVENASFRRWRAVHQRGGDFLIFSNVHWEKLSAPITWFFKVP; from the coding sequence ATGGTAGAAAATGCGAGCTTTCGCCGGTGGCGGGCGGTCCATCAACGCGGGGGCGATTTTCTGATTTTCTCAAACGTCCATTGGGAAAAGTTGAGTGCTCCAATCACGTGGTTTTTCAAAGTTCCCTGA
- the yjjJ gene encoding type II toxin-antitoxin system HipA family toxin YjjJ, protein MEFLGTSQPTVSRALKALGDEVVQIGAARSIQYSLRDRTRAALQASVYRVSAEGKVQELGTLIPVAAEGFVMVQADGQRVHSDGLPWWIFDMRPQGYLGRAFNQRHGARLGLPERLNDWGDTHALRALLLQGDDLPGNLLLGAAAREQFVNAPAPVPIPAARRPQAYVELAAAATRGELQGSSAAGEQPKFTAYVQPETGPAVHTIVKFSASLPSLVSERWRDLLLAEHIALQVLGDAGIPASLTRVIDHGTQRFLEVQRFDRVGALGRRALHSLAALDAEFVGHGGRWPDIAQALARARIIVPEALEGACLLWAFGTLIGNTDMHSGNLSFMSEQGRPYQLAPAYDMTPMAFAPTAGGDLPQRTLELNVGHQVPARAWLHALPLAQDFVQRLEKAEGLSGGFGPCLAALQSHVALAAERIGRLAP, encoded by the coding sequence ATGGAATTCTTGGGCACCAGCCAGCCCACGGTGTCGCGCGCCCTCAAGGCACTGGGCGATGAGGTCGTGCAGATCGGGGCTGCGAGATCTATTCAATATTCACTTCGGGACCGTACCCGTGCGGCCTTGCAGGCTTCGGTGTACCGCGTCTCTGCCGAGGGCAAGGTCCAAGAACTGGGCACGCTGATTCCGGTGGCTGCGGAAGGCTTCGTGATGGTGCAGGCCGATGGTCAGCGCGTTCACAGCGACGGCTTGCCCTGGTGGATCTTCGACATGCGCCCTCAGGGTTATCTGGGGCGTGCCTTCAACCAGCGCCACGGGGCGCGTCTCGGGTTACCGGAACGGCTGAACGACTGGGGGGACACCCATGCGTTGCGCGCGCTCCTGCTCCAGGGAGACGACCTGCCGGGCAACCTTCTTTTGGGAGCGGCGGCACGCGAGCAGTTCGTCAATGCGCCAGCCCCGGTGCCCATCCCAGCGGCTCGGAGACCCCAGGCCTATGTGGAACTTGCGGCAGCGGCAACGCGCGGCGAATTGCAGGGGTCGTCCGCAGCGGGTGAACAACCGAAATTCACCGCCTATGTGCAACCGGAAACCGGGCCGGCCGTGCACACCATCGTCAAGTTCTCCGCCTCGCTGCCGAGCTTGGTGAGCGAGCGCTGGCGCGACCTCCTGCTGGCGGAACACATCGCGCTGCAGGTGCTGGGAGACGCGGGCATCCCCGCATCGCTCACCCGTGTCATCGACCATGGCACGCAGCGGTTTCTCGAAGTGCAGCGTTTCGACCGGGTGGGGGCCCTGGGTCGCCGCGCGCTGCACTCTCTCGCGGCGCTGGACGCGGAATTCGTGGGCCATGGTGGCCGATGGCCAGACATCGCGCAGGCATTGGCACGCGCGCGGATCATCGTGCCCGAAGCGTTGGAGGGGGCCTGCCTGCTCTGGGCTTTCGGCACCCTGATCGGCAATACCGACATGCACAGTGGAAATCTTTCGTTCATGTCGGAACAGGGCCGCCCCTACCAGCTGGCACCCGCTTACGACATGACGCCCATGGCCTTCGCACCGACGGCCGGCGGGGATCTTCCGCAGCGCACGCTGGAGCTGAACGTGGGTCATCAAGTCCCTGCCCGGGCATGGCTCCACGCCCTGCCTCTGGCCCAGGACTTCGTGCAGCGCCTGGAGAAGGCCGAAGGCCTCAGCGGTGGCTTCGGACCTTGCCTTGCCGCCCTGCAATCGCATGTCGCCCTGGCGGCCGAGCGGATCGGTCGACTGGCTCCATGA
- the fdhD gene encoding formate dehydrogenase accessory sulfurtransferase FdhD, whose protein sequence is MGGAQESSGPEGLDDEGRPLPTPLATRSVQRHPCPPGAVPAVWEDDAVAAEVPVALVFNGLSHAVMMATPADLHAFALGFALSEGIIDQPGDCHGIEVHALQAPAGVPAGTATACEVRVDITARCFARLKDKRRSLAGRTGCGVCGIDSLQALDLVPERVTARAWAGALPADAILRAVAAMPARQSLNAAAGAVHAAGWATPGGELTDLLEDVGRHNALDKLIGQLATQGRLGEDGFVVMSSRASYELVRKCARLDIPLLAAVSAPTSLAIDLAQQAGITLWGLCRPPRAVRYGGADG, encoded by the coding sequence ATGGGAGGGGCGCAAGAATCTTCCGGCCCCGAGGGCCTGGACGACGAAGGCCGCCCTCTGCCCACGCCGCTGGCCACCCGCAGCGTGCAGCGCCATCCCTGCCCGCCGGGTGCTGTGCCTGCCGTGTGGGAGGACGACGCGGTGGCCGCCGAAGTACCGGTGGCCCTGGTGTTCAACGGCCTCTCGCACGCCGTGATGATGGCCACGCCCGCCGACCTGCATGCCTTCGCCCTCGGCTTCGCTCTGAGCGAGGGGATCATCGACCAGCCGGGCGACTGCCACGGCATCGAGGTGCATGCGCTGCAGGCGCCCGCCGGGGTCCCGGCCGGCACGGCCACCGCGTGCGAGGTGCGGGTGGACATCACGGCGCGTTGCTTCGCGCGCCTGAAAGACAAGCGCCGCTCGCTCGCGGGCCGCACGGGTTGCGGCGTGTGCGGCATCGACAGCCTGCAGGCGCTGGACCTGGTGCCCGAACGCGTCACCGCGCGCGCCTGGGCCGGTGCGCTGCCCGCCGACGCGATATTGCGCGCCGTGGCTGCCATGCCCGCCCGGCAGTCGCTCAATGCCGCGGCGGGCGCCGTCCATGCCGCCGGCTGGGCCACGCCAGGCGGCGAGCTGACCGACCTGCTCGAAGACGTGGGCCGCCACAACGCCCTCGACAAGCTCATCGGCCAGTTGGCCACGCAGGGCCGGCTGGGGGAGGACGGCTTCGTCGTCATGTCCAGCCGCGCCAGCTACGAGCTGGTGCGCAAGTGCGCCCGGCTCGACATTCCCCTGCTGGCCGCCGTGTCGGCCCCCACCTCGCTGGCCATCGACCTGGCGCAGCAGGCCGGCATCACGCTGTGGGGGCTGTGCCGCCCGCCGCGGGCAGTGCGGTACGGGGGCGCGGACGGATAG
- a CDS encoding FdhF/YdeP family oxidoreductase, whose product MTDKKIEFYKGPAGGWGALRSVGRALQYQDIPLKGAKTLLSANQPDGFDCPGCAWPDRNHASTFEFCENGAKAVAAEATARRAGPELFARHSVAALAEQSDFWLEDQGRLTHPMVYDAASDHYVPIGWDDAFALIARHLNALPSPNEAIFYTSGRASNEAAFMYQLFVREYGTNNFPDCSNMCHEPSGSAMRPQIGVGKGTVTLQDFEEADAIFIFGQNPGTNHPRMLGELRAAHKRGAKIVSFNPLRERGLERFQDPQNKMEMATLGSTPISTHYFQLRVGGDLALVKGMMKHLIEIEDRDGGVLDHAFIAEHTTGIDGLLADLRAESWPLLEEESGLPEAQIRAAAEVYRNAQRVIACWGMGITQHMHSVATIQMIVNWLLLRGNIGRPGAGPCPVRGHSNVQGDRTMGIWEKPPAALLDKLQEVFGFEPPREPGVDTVEAIQAMLDGKGRVFFALGGNFAAATPDTYETWKALRRCDLTVHVTTKLNRSHIVHGREALILPCLGRTEIDMQAGGPQGVTVEDSMSMVHLSMGINPPASDQLLSEPAIVARLAAATIGARSRTPWLWLIEDYARIRDKIEAVFADFKDFNQRVAVPGGFRLRNTASERVWATAGRKASFVAHPVPVDTPSHQARALRRDTVVFTLLTTRSHDQYNTTIYGHDDRYRGVFGQRRVVFIHEEDIRSLGLKDGDCVDIQTVWSDGQERRADRFKLVAYDIPRGNLAAYYPETNPLVPLSSVALNAGTPTSKSIPVVLVPHAAGAADAADTGAAAEPAAVAAI is encoded by the coding sequence ATGACCGACAAGAAAATCGAGTTCTACAAAGGCCCGGCTGGCGGCTGGGGCGCGCTGCGCTCCGTCGGCCGCGCGCTGCAGTACCAGGACATTCCCCTCAAGGGGGCCAAGACCCTGCTGTCGGCCAACCAGCCCGACGGGTTCGACTGCCCCGGCTGCGCCTGGCCCGACCGCAACCATGCCTCCACCTTCGAGTTCTGCGAGAACGGCGCCAAGGCCGTGGCGGCCGAGGCCACCGCCCGCCGCGCGGGGCCGGAGCTTTTCGCCCGGCATTCGGTGGCCGCCCTGGCCGAGCAGAGCGACTTCTGGCTGGAAGACCAGGGCCGGCTCACCCACCCTATGGTGTACGACGCGGCCAGCGACCACTACGTGCCCATCGGCTGGGACGATGCCTTCGCGCTCATTGCCCGGCACCTGAACGCGCTGCCCAGCCCGAACGAGGCCATCTTCTATACCTCGGGCCGCGCCAGCAACGAGGCCGCCTTCATGTACCAGCTGTTCGTGCGCGAATACGGCACCAACAATTTTCCCGACTGCTCCAACATGTGCCACGAGCCCAGTGGCAGCGCCATGCGCCCGCAGATCGGCGTGGGCAAGGGCACGGTCACGCTGCAGGACTTCGAGGAGGCCGACGCCATCTTCATCTTCGGGCAGAACCCCGGCACCAACCACCCGCGCATGCTGGGCGAGCTGCGCGCGGCCCACAAGCGCGGCGCGAAGATCGTGAGCTTCAACCCGCTGCGCGAACGCGGCCTGGAGCGCTTTCAGGACCCGCAGAACAAGATGGAAATGGCCACGCTGGGCTCCACGCCCATCAGCACGCATTACTTCCAGCTGCGCGTGGGGGGCGACCTGGCCCTGGTCAAGGGAATGATGAAGCACCTGATCGAGATCGAGGACCGCGACGGCGGCGTGCTCGACCATGCCTTCATCGCCGAGCACACCACCGGCATCGACGGCCTGCTGGCCGATCTGCGCGCCGAATCGTGGCCTTTGCTCGAAGAGGAGTCCGGCCTGCCCGAGGCGCAGATCCGCGCCGCAGCCGAGGTGTACCGCAATGCCCAGCGCGTGATCGCCTGCTGGGGCATGGGCATCACCCAGCACATGCACTCGGTGGCCACCATCCAGATGATCGTCAACTGGCTGCTGCTGCGCGGCAACATCGGCCGGCCCGGCGCGGGCCCGTGCCCCGTGCGCGGCCACAGCAACGTGCAGGGCGACCGCACCATGGGCATCTGGGAAAAGCCCCCGGCCGCGCTGCTGGACAAGCTGCAGGAGGTGTTCGGCTTCGAGCCCCCGCGCGAGCCCGGCGTCGATACCGTGGAAGCCATCCAGGCCATGCTGGACGGCAAGGGGCGCGTGTTCTTCGCCCTGGGGGGCAACTTCGCCGCCGCCACGCCCGATACCTACGAGACCTGGAAGGCGCTGCGCCGCTGCGACCTGACGGTGCACGTGACCACCAAGCTCAACCGCAGCCACATCGTGCACGGGCGCGAGGCGCTCATCCTGCCGTGCCTCGGCCGCACCGAGATCGACATGCAGGCCGGCGGCCCGCAGGGCGTGACGGTGGAGGACTCGATGAGCATGGTGCACCTGTCCATGGGCATCAATCCGCCGGCCTCGGACCAGCTGCTGTCCGAGCCCGCCATCGTCGCGCGGCTGGCCGCGGCCACGATCGGCGCGCGCAGCCGCACCCCGTGGCTGTGGCTCATCGAGGACTACGCCCGCATCCGCGACAAGATCGAAGCCGTGTTCGCCGACTTCAAGGACTTCAACCAGCGTGTGGCCGTGCCCGGCGGCTTTCGGCTGCGCAACACCGCCAGTGAGCGCGTCTGGGCCACGGCCGGCCGCAAGGCCAGCTTCGTCGCCCACCCCGTGCCGGTGGACACGCCCTCGCACCAGGCCCGCGCGCTGCGGCGCGACACCGTCGTGTTCACGCTGCTCACCACGCGCTCGCACGACCAGTACAACACCACCATCTACGGCCACGACGACCGCTACCGTGGCGTGTTCGGCCAGCGGCGCGTGGTGTTCATCCACGAGGAGGACATTCGGTCCCTCGGCCTGAAGGACGGCGACTGCGTGGACATCCAGACCGTGTGGAGCGACGGCCAGGAGCGCCGCGCCGACCGCTTCAAGCTCGTGGCCTACGACATTCCCCGCGGCAACCTCGCTGCCTACTACCCCGAGACCAATCCGCTCGTGCCCCTGTCGTCGGTGGCGCTGAACGCGGGCACGCCGACCTCCAAGTCGATCCCCGTGGTGCTGGTGCCGCATGCGGCCGGGGCGGCAGATGCTGCAGACACGGGTGCCGCCGCGGAACCTGCGGCCGTGGCGGCCATTTGA